ATGAACTGTGGAGTTTTTATGTTTGATGGGAGCTGTGagagtgaatgaaaacagtaaagttgtgtgCAGTAAATAAGAAACAACAGGCTGAAAGACACTCAACAGTCCGCTAGAGCACAGGGGGACTCCTGAATCAGTTGATAACTGTGAGTTTGTCACAACGAGCACAATTCTTTGTGATGCAATTAGTCATTGGATCCATCGCTAATTTTAATATTGATTAGAGCTGCTTTAAATTCCAAAAGTTTCCTAGGATATGCACGACAACAGCATACATAATATGAAAATTCTTCATCATCGCCAATTTGTCTTATCAAAAAAGAATGCAATCATAAACTAAACAATTCAATTTGGCTGGTTAATATGTGTAAATTTGACTTCCAGCAAAAACACGCCTGTAACACAATAGCAACCCTTATAATTGCCAATAATGTGCCAAAACAGTGGCAATGATAGTAGCAGAAGGAGTTGTAAAGTAACAGTACAGTAGGTACAGTAGTATTTGTGATCttaacacaataataaaatatagttaataTGAAGAACTGCATGTGCTTTACTGCAAAAGGTTCTCTACTTGTTCTTGTATATGCTGTAAGGTTATAAATAATTTAGTGTCCTGCATGCTTCCAAGCTGGGCCCCCTGctgagatgcacacacacacacacacacacacacacacacacacacacacacacacacacacacacacacatacagactacCAATCTTCATCAATTTCTCACACTACTTCACTCAATTCTCCATCATGCataatatacatacacacacgcacacactcctGCGCCATATAATAAAACAGCGGTCCCACCACCCACCCTGCAGTACAACACAAAGAGCTGACGACCCTCCCCCGATCCTTCCTCTGCACTCTCATTGGCTGAGAGGCTCCGATGCTGGCCGTGTCTCGGGCCAATGAGACGTCTCCAAGGTGATGTCATGGAGGCAGCATTGATGCTGATGCTGTTGCCCGGCTCCTGTATCCGTGCAGCCAGACGGGGGTAACCGTAGTCACCGgtccatcagcagcagcagagaagacagGGACAGAGGGGGGTGAGTCTGCATCACAGgacacacagctgcacacatCTGCATTTCACTTCATGGactaatatgttttaatgtataaCTGAGggttttgtgtgagtgtgtgtgtgttggtatagGGGGTAATGGGGTGAGGGGTGAGGATGGTTATGATGCAGTGGTTACTGCTGACAGTaggaagaaaagggagagaacTCGGTGTACCCACAAACCGTACGCTGTGTAACCTGTGTCATTTATTATTGATCTGCCATATGTGCAGATGCAGCTTTGTGTCTGCTATTGGGAAGGGGAGAGGAAAATTTGTTTTTGCGTGTTTTGTGGTGAAatggtaggtgtgtgtgtgtgtgtgtgtgtgtgtgtgtgtgtgtgtgtgtgtgtgtgtgtgtgtgtgtgtgtgtgtgtgtgtgtgtgtgtgtgtgtgtgtgtgtgtgtgtgtgtgtgtgtgtgtgtgtgtgtgtgtgtgtgtgcatgtgtgcatgtaagATGGAGCAGGACCGaccaatttttttgtttatgttcccAAATTTCTTAGTTTTTTGGCTGGTTTGAACCtacaaagtgtcttttctttaGCGTCATTTTCACCTTACGCTGTGCCACGCTCCAGGTTTATGATTGTGTTTGAACAGCGTATTTTCAAGTTCAGCTATTTGGTAAGAAAGGATGGGAagaaaacaatctaaaaaaaaaagatgtcagatATAGATGGGTGTCATGGGCTACCTTTACCAAATGTTGATATTCTCTTTATGAGTATAGGGTATGGGCCTTGTGGTGTGAAGTTGGTGACGGTTATAAAAGCTTAAGAAATCAAACTATTACACTTAGAATATTATTAGAAAAAATCCGAAATAGATGGTGTTCAGGATCCATGAGAaactataaaaatgtataaagtaaTACATCAAATTTGGTGCCCATGGAAACAGAGTCAATTAAACTCAAGGTTTATCTAGAACAGTcagggtatatatatattatatgaaaaaatgaaaattagacatacatttttttataaaactttatatttgttcAAGTAAAATGACTGCTGGCACTGCTCAAAGTAAACCTACTGTAACTTTTCTTATGAGACTTTTATTGACCACttagatgattttattttgaaatatcaagCACTGAGCCTTAAGTCACCTTTATAAAATTGGATAGTTTTCCAGAAATGGGGcctgcaattaaaaaaacgtgaccgtaaaaacaacaattctcCGCTTTAAGGGGGTTATGCATCAACATATTTCTTGGCCACAAACATTCAATTTACGTTAACTATagggacagagccaggctagctgtttccacctgtttccagtctttatgctaagctaagctaatcacctGCAGGACATAGGTTCATATTCAGCTTCTTACTCTCATCAAGAAAGAGAATAAGTATGACAAATCATTAgctatgttttttattatttctaatatGTAATTATTAACTGTTCTCAAAACCATTGAATATTATGTACAAGCCCACTTAAAGGCAAAATATTACCTTCAGTGAACATCATAATATCATAAAATAGTTTAATGAAAAACTTGATAAAACTGTCGGCAAATTTCCCAACATgagttgttttctctctcctgtaTTGACACACAAGAAAGGAAGCGCTCTTACTCCTGCAGCAGGAAGCAGTGCATTGATCAGCAGCATGGGTGGTTCCATGAGAGGAGAAGCAGCTGTGTGCGCTGTGCAGCAGTGTATAGCAGCACTGCCTGATTAGTATGTGTGTGCGCAACTGTGCATCCTAATGTATCTGCACATGTATGTAGCATGTGTCTATTTGAGCATGTGTATGTGTCCTTGAATGTGTATGTCCCACCGGGACACTCTAATGAGACGtctctcactctgtgtcacATTAGTACACTGCTCCTCAGAGGCATTTCACCTGCTGAAAGACTGATAGCATAAAATGCtaattagatagatagatagatagatagatagatagatagatagatagatagatagatagatagatagatagatagatagatagatagatagatagatagatagatagatagatagatagatagatagatagatagcaGCTCATAAAACGCACACACAGTGTTTCATTATCGAGGTAAAGTTATCTAGGTAGCAAGCTATTTAACTTAGCAGATGGTccaagttcaacattttgggaaatatgattatttgttttctttcggAGAGCTACATGTTAAGTTTGATACCACTCCCCTGGCTAGGcaattagcctagcttagcatgcaGACTGgtagcagggggaaacagctagccctGCTTTCACCAAAAGCTTGTGAAAACGTGCTAACCAACACCGTTGGAGAATTGTAACACTGCAAGCATACACATTTCCATTTAGCTTTTTGGTAGTGTAGCTACTTGCGAAATCATGCAACATTTCCAGTAGTTAGCTATTGTTTCCAGCAAGAAGGGGGTTAGCGCTACGGAGCTGGAGCCTGGAGGctattagcttagcataaagactgtaagcATAGGGAAACAGTAAGCCTGGCTCTCTCACTGTTGCCGTAAGGTTGCCAGGCAGATTACGTACAGAAGTGCAGGACAGATGGATAAACTGTTTTTCATTAAGTTTATAGTTACATTTCGTAACTCCCCTGGAAacaataagcatatttcccaaaaatatCCAGTGATTCCTTAAACCAGCCATACCAACCTACAGCTCACCAGTTAGCATGCTCTCCTTCCAGCACCATGGATGCTTTGGAGAAATACAATTTCAGAtctttgaaaacatttagttttacttttttgccATTAAGTTTTCTTTAACCTAAAAGAAATATCACTCAAGTTCATATGTTGGAAAACAATTCCATCATACAGTATTTACCAGTGTACATTCTTGTATGATAAATACTGGTTTGGTTTATCATCTATGTAGAATGCTTTCTTAGAAGATGAATGGGAGGTAGTTGAGAGCAGGTGGAACATTTCTGACCCGTCCCACCACAGATGTTTGGTTAAATTAGGCCCACACCTGGAGCCACTGGGATATCTCGCCCTGTAGTGAAATCAGTTTTATGAAGTTCAGTCCTTCATTTGCTCTACTATTACTCCTCAGCCTGTTTGCTTCAACGCCTAGGTTCTCGTGGGTGTCCACATGATGAGTGTGGTTAGGATACTGAATACCAGAATTCAATCCAAACTTAATTAGCTTGTGCACTCAGCTGTGTAAAGGTCAACGATCTGTGCAGGACGCTCCTGGAACTTCATGTGTTAAATTCTCCAATAAGCTGAAGTATTTAAGTATTCAAGACCTGTGAGGGTTTGTTGATTTGATTAACGGTGAGCAGCAATGATGCAGGAAGTTCTGTCCATCTTTAAACATGATCATATATTCATTTGCTATAATGGTAGACGTGCTGGTATTCATTGGACTAAATACAAATGGAAAATCGAGGGTGAGGAAACCTTTGCTCTTTCTCATTATATAACCATCTCTTTTACGAGTTTGTTTGCTCGACCGATTTGCAGCGTCCCTCAGATGTCCATCAATACAGTGTTGATGAGACCATCTGACAGACAACaaggggacagacagacagacagacagacagacagacagacagacagacagctggtggAAGGAGTGACAGCAGCTGGTGGAAGGTCTGCTGAGACAGTACTTTGCTTCTGCTCTCTCTCAAGGCAATCCAGTTTGACGCAATTACTGCTTGAATTAAgtaattttaatgaaaatattcttGAATTTCACCCCAGCTTCATCACGGCTGTGCTTCACTGCAACACTGCAACACAAAGGGCTGGGGGGTGACATCACAAGTAGTTTGGTAGCTTATTATCTTCCAATAGGCATCAATGTGGTAAAATATGCCAAATAGGTTTTGAGAGTGTAAATAAGAATGTAACAAACTGCAATGTTGACCGTCTTAGAAAATATATGGCGCGCAAGAAGCGGGTGACTTATTTGTCTCTAGTGCTGCTGTTCCATCAcatccaaatgttttatttttattttatgtctggcgcttttttattatgttatctTGGAGCATCCTCTACGCAGTGGTTACACACACCCGGCTGCAGAACTAATGCCACCTTATCTCGATGAACTAacttatattataatattcagATATGTACATAAAAAATTGCACATACTTTCAATGGGAACTTTGAATCATTGAAGTAGGATACATATTTTGGGTAGTAGTAGttaaacttttgaaatgaacaatatttccattttcatagacaatttttttattgaggGACAAAGAAAGTtaattttgaggatattttcaaggtaatttaactttttttgtgtaaaaaacacttcacacaAAAACTATGTGTCTTTAAACATGTCTTTGGGGATCTTTAAGCCTGCTCTCtgagaacaaaataaatcactgacATAGAGGTGGACATGGCGTCTCAGATCAGTGATATATAACCGTGTTCAGGGTAAACAAGATTGCAATTTTCCAATGAGGGAGCTTTTAAACGCTTTGTTTTGACCTTGTTTGTTGAAATTTCCTATTGAAGGAGGGGCGGGCTATTTTAGTTCACATGTGAACAAACGATGATTTATGAatgatattttgtgtttgatgaTGTCTTTAGATTTATTCCTTCTTGTTTATGTCTCTGGTTTGGTTTTTCCAGCAATCCTTGGCTAGAATGACCCTCTGTTTTGGCCCACATGAATTCTTTGACGCAGAGCTGTGCTCTCATTGGTCGAATTAAACCTGAATGGGAGGTGCTTACATCAGTGCACTGCAGCTTGCTGTCCTATTCATTCTCCCTGAAACCATTGCTTCTCACATTCATTAGATGACCTTTGAATTTGCTTCATTCagtccttcttctctctctctctgacagacTGAGAAGGATCTTCAGCATCCCTGGAGAGTTATACATACGCAGTGAGAAGATGACTCTGGCAGGTAAATGCAGCCACAGCAGAAAGTCACACACTGCTCATGACTCCACTGTGGGAATGATAACCAGAGCTCACTTTTATCATCTTTGTTATGACTGTCATAACAACATAAGGAGGTGATTGATTAGTGATTAATGATTAGTCACTGTCAGAATAACATCATCGTTCAGTTAGAGTCAACACAATGTCAACCATTACCAAGCAAGTGcatatccgtgtgtgtgtgtgtgtgtgtgtgtgtgtgtgtgtgtgtgtgtgtgtgtgtgtgtgtgtgtgtgtgtgtgtgtgtgtgtattattcaTGTTGTGGAGACATAAATCTGTTTATATGCTCACATTGTTGGGTCTCATCTTCCTTCTGTGGACAGAATGCATGCCCCCATAACATAAATCATGACATTTTAGGGTGGAGACTTTAAGGCAAGGGTAAGGTTTGGTTTATGTTAACGTTTATGTTTAGCTTAAGGTTAAGGCAAGGTTAGGTTTGGTTTTAAGGTtgaggttaaggttaaggtaaagttaggtttaggttaagaTTAAGTCAAGGTTAGATTTAAGTTAAGTTAGGGTTAACGTTAAGGTTGAGGTTTAAATTAAGGTTAGGTTAGTTAAGGTTAGGTTAAGGTAAGGGTAAGGTTAGGTTTAAGCTGGTAACTGttacggttagggttaggttaagtTGGGGCTAAAATGTCTAATTGAATGcttttaggtttaggttaaggttagggttagggttagggttaggataaggctGGTAAAGGTTATTAGGTTCAGGGTAAGTCCCCAGGAAATATATTTAAGTGGATGTAATGTCCTCTcaagtgatggaaacatgactgtgtgtttCCTCAGCCTACAAAGAGAAGGTCAAGGAGCTCCCCCTGGTGTCTCTGTTCTGTGCCTGCTTCAACCCACAGAATGCAGATAAGCCTACATACAAGGCAGAAGGTAACAATGAATCCCTTTTGCACGCATGTTAACAATCATACAGTAATATAGCAATTATAGACACTAGTCATTATGGGAAATTTAGGAATTATTGTTTCCAAAGCACTAAGCAGAGACCTGTAAAATGGAGGTAGTTAAACCACAAACCCCATGCTGCACCACAAATCACATTGACGATGTGTAACAGTGTATTAAAAATGCATAGCAAATGAAGAATTTAAACGTGGTCCACAATCCAATTGCACAGATGCGGTGGACCTGGGCTGGTGCGTCATCAAAGACGTGGAGGTAATCGAGCTGAACAAGCGGACATCTGGCCAGGCCTTCGAGGTCATCCTCAAGCCCCCGTCCTTTGACGGAGTGCCGGAGCTCAATGGCTCCATGCCGCAGCGCCGCGACCCCTCCCTGGAGGAGATCCAGAAGAAGCTGGAGGCTGCCGAGGAGAGGCGAAAGGTGAGTAGGGAGTGGAGGAGGGatgaggtttctttttttttttttgcatcatcaTATCCATGCGTACCCAACCGGATgggccctaaccctaaccctaaacctgtAACCCTAACCCCAGCTGTTGCTCATTCAGGCATTGTCAACATCTGACAACGCTCTTTGTGGGCAGCGTGATTTATCAACTCAGGAGTAAATAGGGTGGAATTGgataaaaggaaagagagagggagtgttgGAGTGGATAGAGGAAGTAGAGGGAGGgtgaaaaagatgaaaagagcGACATGAAAGAACAAGGGCGCACTCACGGCGGCTCATATTCATCAAGTGAAGAGGACGGTTgaaagaaggggaggaggggagaggtgaggagagaggaatgaTAGCTGGCTCAGAAAACGTGTCCTGCAACTGAGCGGAGACGCGGCACCTGCAAaatcagatgtttcttttactaattgtttgtttacttaAAGGCCCCTGAAGATGTATTTTCTCAATCAGATTATTACGATGACTAATGAAAAAGTCACAACAGGTTTGGTTTCACTGGTTTGTAGTGGGGAAGACCTGATTTAAATAAGGTGATGTACTAAAATCCCACTaacatgatgatgatttttttaattccccTGTTGATTTACCACCAGtgctctctatctccctctatAGTGCCAGGAGGCGGAGCTGCTGAAGCACCTGGCGGAGAAGCGGGAGCACGAACGAGAGGTGATCCAGAAGGCCTTTGAGGAGAACAACAACTTCATCAAGAACGCCAAGGAGAAGCTTGAGCAGAAGATGGAAGCCAACAAGGAGAACAGGGAGGCCCTGCTGGCCGCCATGCTGGAGAGGCTGCAGGAGAAGGTACTGTCTGGCTGATTTGATTGTAGAATGGGCTTTTATGCTTTCAAGGTCAACCACTTTATGAAAAATTCACTCTAACACacccaaaaacatgtttgttgtttatataCAAATGATAATGGATTTGAAAAAAAGCAGTCCCTAAGAGCAGTTAGGCTTTCTGTGTAGACATATCAAAGGTTTGGAGGACATTTATCAAAGAGACAAACGTGATCTGTTGTACAATAGCAGTGTAGTCAAGctcaacattttgagaaatgtgCTCATTAGCGGTCCGAACAACTGATGGATGAGAAGCTctataccactctcatgtcggTGCGATAAGTACGGAGAGAGCCAGGAGACGATTAGCttatcttagcataaagaacatatattgttgtttttatatttctgtttctgtttggattaaacaaacacaataaaatgtgttaatcagCTTTgagatgacttttttttttactttgaaagacaGCCAGGCTACatgtttcccctgtttccagtctttatgctaaaataGGATTATTGTCACAACGGAGtgttatcaatcttctcatctaactctcggaAATTAAGCAAATTAATTCCTTGCCCAAAATCTTGAACTTCTTTTTATCAATTTCTAGTTATTTTGTTTCGTTGTGTTGGTATCAGTGTCACATGTGAAATACTTTCTTGAGTGCGAATAAGGCAAGCCTATATAAACTGGGCTTGCATTTCTATTCTAATGTTCTTCACAGGCTTGATCAGTAATCATGAATATTATATGAGGTGTGTTTCACTCTGTATCATTCTTCATGAACAGTCGCCGCCGTCTCCCTCATTAATGCTAATATATTCATGAATTGCTAACGTTgccatgtttctgtgtttgtctggcAGGACAAACATGCCGAAGAAGTGAGGAAGAAcaaggagatgaaggaggaagCCTGCCGGTAGAtgagtggaggagaagaagaggcgagagagagcaggaaaggGAGTTTTATGATCAATAtgaaaaattttaaaaaagaaggtAATCAAAACAGTGCAggaaagatttttaaaaaagaacttAAAAGCAACTGTAACAAAGGGGAACGCTGagttttcatgtttaatgtgtgCTGTAAGGATTATGAACATGCTGTACAAAGTTTAGCCAACTATAAACtaaatctgtctcttttttttctaaaggaAAAGTGGGTGGGGGGATCAAAATAAGCATTTCAATTTCTAAAAGAGGGGCGACAATGGTTAATTGGTGAGAAACAAAAGcatcacaaaatgaaatcagGGCTCTCATTTCTGCAGCAGGAATTTATAACCGCCTGCATATTTAGCATTGCTCACTGAGCTGTGTTTGTATCAGGAGTTGTGATTTTGTCAACACAGCCAATTACACCGTTTCTACCCAATTAGACCTTAACTACGGAGTAGAGAGTTGTAATCTTAATTGTTGCCGGGTAAAGTGTGTGATGtgctcaaacaaaaaaaaaactggacacACAGATGTAGTTTAGGAGTTCTAGTCAGTCATAACCAATGTAAAGCTAAGAGTCCCAGGCTGCTTCAGTCTTTGATTTATAGGACACCTACCAGTCAACATGCACAGTCTGGAAATAACACACAAGCTTCTGCTGTTTCCtccattataaataaaaaaatgatttccctTGCTCCAGCGCTCTCATGCATTTTTGGGATTGTTGTGTATGCCTGTTGGGACGCCTGCGTGTGCAGAATCTCAGTGCATCTCACGGTATGGTTTATGAATATCAAAGGGAAGAACCAGACTGCGCTCCAGGGGAAGtataagagaaaaacaaaaaggcttgaAAAGGGGGAGGAATCTGCTGCATTCTGCCGGCTCTTTGTGAAAAACTTTTAACCGTAGTGTATAGTTGTAGATCAGTGATATGCATTGGAGTCTTAGATTTAGAGCACTGATTGCACTCTTATTTCATTAAGCACAACTCAAaagcacatgtgcacacacatggaGGACAGCagatatacatatgtatacagaaaaacaacaataacatcacAAGGAGGCAAAGAAGTGACGTATTATCAGAATTTGGACAGATTTGGTCATGAGGAGGAGGGGTTTTCGGGGGTGGGGGTTCTGGCTTACCAGCGGTCTGACTTTGCTTTGGCATGTGTCACTGTGCTCTGATTGTCAGTGTTTGATTTTCAAAAGGaatgtaaaaccaaaaagaGTAAAACAGAAAGGTGAACTTTTGCTTGTTGAGTCATACTGACTTGATTGAGGCGTCTAAAATGTTTGCACTGTAACGGGGGAGTGGTGACGGGGGGTTTGTACTTGCTGTAActgtgttgctgtgtttctTCGAGGCTGGGTTGATTGTATCTATTTGGCATGGTCAGTAAAAAACGGCTTGACTGAACTCTGGTTCTCCTCATGtgttatttgattgattgatgcaCTTGTACGATCAGGGCAGTAAAACGGTCATtcaaaccaaaaatataaatgaaagagTAATGAAAACCATATTTTATGTTACAGTTAAATTTGACATATTAATATAGATGAAAGAATagaaagtcaataaaaacaaaagttctCCTTTTAGTAAAGATGAAAATTAAGCAATTGACTATCAGAGAGGAAGCTAACTAAAAATGAGAGATTATGTTTTAGATCACATCCATGAAGCATTATAATAAGACCATAATGCATGCCATAAATATGTATCAGAATCATATGTGAATCTATAGTGTGAACTTGTACAGGACGCTTATGGGTTAATATAGGATGAATCATATTAGTCATTGCATGTcaatttttcaacataaatagtctttaaaaaagtaaattacacaatacaataaaatattggtcctaatcaacaaaatataatagttttttcCCATCCCAAAAGACATCAGAGTTGAATTAAAACTtgaataaagcattttttttattctttacattaaaataagaaCAGGGTTATTATAAAAGGtgagttaaaaacaacataagtggaataaaaaataaaatatgtatatcttTTATTATCCACCCCTACAAAATAATAAggcatacacaaatatatagttcCAACAAGACCCTTTTCATGACTCCTGAGCAGATGACGTACACTAAATGTGTTTGTCAGACACTGTACTTGTACCTcaccttaaagctgcattttgaattttctaccactagggggcagaaaGAAACACATCTCTTTGCAGGTCTTTGATCACCAGTATATTAAGCTCTATTGACTAACATGTTAAAGGTAAGGTTACATTAGAAAGCGCAACaatattggttttgtgtgtccTTGTGAAATACATAACAGTTATTTGATTCAGTGATAAATTAAAATACTATTGCAGGTTTAAGTTTGAAAGACATAGCATAAGACATAATTATGAGCTACTAAGTCGTATTGCCTAAACATTGTCCAAACATTGACAATTTGCTGAGAGAGTTGCTAACATCAGACGAGTCCTGTGTGTGGCTGCTGTGGGACGACACTGGGCCTCACACAGGTACAGCCCACTGAGATCACCTCCGTCCTCAGTATGATGTTATAccccttcctctttttgttgctgtgctttttcttctctctggaGCGGGATGGAGAAATGAGTGAGGGCTTAATAAACACATATGATGTCATAATAAGATTATTAAATGAAATCACAAAGAAAAGATGGGGAAGAAACGAGTAAAAGTCCACAAGTCAAAATAATTCAGTTAATAGGGTTTCCATTCAGTTTAATGCAGTGAATGCAACTACTGTTAAAAATGCCAACATATTAAGAGAAAAAAGATCATAATTTCCCGGAATTAAAGCTGTgaatttataagaaaaaaacttgGATATTCTCTGAGACTAATGTGACAAATTTATGATAGAAACAATTCTGACATAAAATGTATGAGATAAAAATTTGAAGTACGTTTTAAAAATCAaggaattaaatcaaattacgAGAGCAAAAGCTCTCCAAACTACATTTGCATTGTTTGGTGGACCCACTCAAGGAccttgctgtgttttttaagcATACGAACAGTTGGAGCAGTAACTTGCCCTAGAAACAAAAGCAGATTTCAAAACTACATCATAAGCTGCTTTTACAAAGAATACGGTGGCTCACCTGTGGAGGACCAGGACCTGGTGGTAGATGGGTTTGACCTCCAGGGCTGCAttctctcctccccctggcAGGCTCAGACAGCCAGAGGTCAGGCACACAGCATGAAAGATCCGCCGAGGCAACCGAGAATCCACACAGGACTCTCTGGAGAGGGAGGAAACATATCTTTATGAATTGGACCACAGGCTTTGAAAGCCCAACAACTGATAACTGTTTGGTCCCAACTGGTGCAAAGCGATAAGAAAGACCGGCGAGGCCTCACCTGTAGGTCCACGGAGACAGAGACATGTTGGCGATGTTCGAGGCGGTCCTGCCGATCTGTTGCGGCACTGAGGGATCCAGGACCAGTCTCACGGACGTGTCCCTCAGTCTGATTCCCTGACCCAACTTCAGGGAGACCATCAGGCCCAGCACCAGCAGAGCTCTAAACACCTGAACACCAGAACACCAGCCAGGGCTTTATCGGTTAGAAGGCATGTCAAACAAACAAGGAATAAATATTGATCTTTAAGAACATTTACACTAAAAAGTTACAAGTATGTTAAGACCAAGAGTTTGgattcaaaacacacataaacttTTAATATAAAGTG
This window of the Anoplopoma fimbria isolate UVic2021 breed Golden Eagle Sablefish chromosome 18, Afim_UVic_2022, whole genome shotgun sequence genome carries:
- the LOC129107615 gene encoding interleukin-17F-like, translating into MLPVFRALLVLGLMVSLKLGQGIRLRDTSVRLVLDPSVPQQIGRTASNIANMSLSPWTYRESCVDSRLPRRIFHAVCLTSGCLSLPGGGENAALEVKPIYHQVLVLHREKKKHSNKKRKGYNIILRTEVISVGCTCVRPSVVPQQPHTGLV
- the stmn4 gene encoding stathmin-4 codes for the protein MTLAAYKEKVKELPLVSLFCACFNPQNADKPTYKAEDAVDLGWCVIKDVEVIELNKRTSGQAFEVILKPPSFDGVPELNGSMPQRRDPSLEEIQKKLEAAEERRKCQEAELLKHLAEKREHEREVIQKAFEENNNFIKNAKEKLEQKMEANKENREALLAAMLERLQEKDKHAEEVRKNKEMKEEACR